From Brassica napus cultivar Da-Ae unplaced genomic scaffold, Da-Ae ScsIHWf_2276;HRSCAF=2934, whole genome shotgun sequence, a single genomic window includes:
- the LOC125600462 gene encoding uncharacterized protein LOC125600462, whose protein sequence is MEKLPLPTFKGLSDPSTHVTSFNIAMRRANLTDEHKDAGFCQLFVETLEGPALTWFTGLRENSVDCFHDLSTAFLKNYIMFTNQETTVSDLWNLTHASDQSLRDFMEKFKAIVSKIDIPDHIAIESLMNILHVDSTFRQDLYRYPTKSVSDAIARSHNFICMEEDTRAKFAKEAAAKQRPSRTNDTRPEPRQHSSGGNTIQKRGYVNSVGDEESPKSAAITREKGWNHWDRDSPPKQSTSSEPASSNSEEPKKWCLYHKRDSHDTKECKVLIG, encoded by the coding sequence atggagaaaCTCCCTCTTCCAACCTTCAAAGGTCTCTCTGACCCTTCTACTCACGTCACGTCTTTCAACATAGCGATGCGACGCGCAAACCTGACCGACGAACACAAAGACGCCGGCTTTTGCCAACTCttcgtcgaaaccctagaaggacCGGCCCTTACTTGGTTCACCGGCCTCAGAGAAAACTCCGTCGACTGTTTCCACGACCTCTCGACGGCTTTCCTTAAGAActatatcatgttcaccaaccagGAAACGACCGTGTCAGATTTGTGGAACCTCACTCACGCCAGCGACCAAAGTCTCCGCGACTTCATGGAGAAATTCAAAGCTATTGTCTCGAAGATTGATATTCCCGACCATATCGCCATCGAATCTTTGATGAACATCTTGCACGTCGACTCCACATTCCGTCAGGATCTCTACCGATACCCGACAAAATCTGTCTCCGACGCCATTGCTCGCTCGCACAATTTTATCTgcatggaagaagacaccaGAGCAAAGTTCGCAAAAGAAGCAGCAGCGAAACAGCGACCCTCCCGAACAAATGACACCCGCCCCGAGCCCCGCCAGCACTCCTCCGGTGGAAATACCATTCAGAAGCGAGGCTACGTTAACTCGGTCGGTGATGAGGAATCTCCAAAATCAGCAGCCATCACGCGAGAGAAAGGCTGGAACCACTGGGATCGAGACTCCCCTCCGAAGCAGTCAACCTCATCCGAACCAGCGAGTTCAAACTCCGAGGAGCCAAAGAAATGGTGCCTCTACCACAAAAGGGATTCCCATGATACGAAGGAATGCAAGGTCCTCATCGGGTAG
- the LOC111213979 gene encoding protein DOG1-like 3, which translates to MASSSSSSYGIEQLQKECYYEWVSLQAKHIVDLKEALMRQRSNAYNYHKLEELVGKIVNDFQSYAKRRSELTDKSCSSYFAPSWNSSLENGLLWMGGCRPSSFVRVIYALCGSCAEAHLSRYLLQMDENIDDGHDGDSSMSDLTATQLEKINDLHVKVIREEDEITKKCANLQEDVADMPIAVTAFGRDSVDADAAVENALDKHEECMGVLMAEADKVRLETVRRIVEVLTPVQAAYNFETSSPIKQIIGLEVSKDDMYNSGMK; encoded by the coding sequence ATGGCGAGTAGTAGTTCGTCGAGTTATGGGATTGAGCAACTTCAAAAAGAATGTTACTATGAGTGGGTGAGTTTACAAGCAAAACACATAGTTGATCTCAAAGAAGCACTCATGAGGCAAAGATCAAACGCCTACAATTATCACAAACTCGAAGAGCTCGTTGGTAAAATCGTCAACGACTTCCAAAGCTATGCCAAAAGACGATCGGAGCTGACAGACAAAAGCTGCTCTAGCTACTTTGCACCGTCGTGGAACTCATCTCTAGAGAATGGTCTTCTATGGATGGGAGGATGTCGTCCTTCATCTTTCGTTAGAGTTATATACGCTCTATGTGGATCTTGTGCTGAAGCTCATCTTTCTCGGTATCTCCTCCAGATGGATGAAaacatcgatgatgggcatgaTGGTGATAGTTCCATGAGTGATCTCACCGCGACTCAGCTTGAGAAAATCAATGACTTACATGTAAAGGTCATaagggaagaagatgagataACCAAGAAATGTGCGAATTTGCAAGAGGATGTTGCGGATATGCCAATCGCCGTCACGGCTTTCGGGAGGGACTCCGTTGACGCTGATGCGGCGGTTGAAAATGCTTTAGATAAGCATGAAGAGTGCATGGGGGTTTTAATGGCGGAGGCTGATAAGGTGAGGCTAGAGACGGTTAGGAGGATTGTGGAGGTTTTGACTCCGGTTCAAGCGGCGTACAATTTTGAAACTTCGAGCCCTATCAAACAAATCATAGGGCTCGAAGTTTCAAAAGATGACATGTACAATTCCGGAATGAAGTAA